From the genome of Streptomyces sp. NBC_01304:
CCGGACGTACCGTCGCCGATCTTGATCTGGAAGTCGACGTCGGTCCATTTGTTGTGCAGTGGCTCCAGCGGCGTACGCCCGACGAGAGTGTCGGACTCGAAGACCTTGAGCTCGATGGTCTGCGCGCCGTCCACGCGGCGCAGTGACTGGACGACGATCGGCGAGGTGCCGGTGCCCGGCTGCTTCATCTGCATGATGTGCGTGAAGGTGCTGGTCGCCTTGAGGGTGCTCGGCAGGAACATCGAGTACGTGACCCGCCAGGTCTGGCCGGGAAGCCACTTGAGGTAGCCGGAGGGGGTGCGGCAGCCGGTGACCTCCTGGCGCTGGCGGTCGGTGCTGGTGTCCCGGTCGACGGTGTGCATGTTGAAGCGCCAGTTGTCGCCGTCCCGGTAGATGTGCGGCCGGGCGGCCGGGTGCGAGTCGGCCCGGTCGTCCTCGATCGTCTCGAAGGCGTCGAGTCCGTCGGCCGTGGCGGAGGGCGACCAGCGCAGTTGCCAGCTCGCGGCCCGCGCAGGCGTGGCGGGGAGCGTCGCCGCCGCCGCGCCGCCGAGGGCGGCGGCCAGAAGTGACCTTCGGGCCGCGTTCATAAATGTGTCCTGTGTTCAGTCATGCGTTACAGGGTCATGGCGTGACCGGACTCGGTCAATGGTTCAGACCGATAAGGTCGGGGCTGTATCGCGCCAATCTCCGCACGGGAATGCGGACCAGCCTGTGATCGTTGAGGCTGGGAGCAAACCGTCGACCACGTAAGGATCGAGAGATCGTGAGCAAGGTCCCCACCATCACCTTGAACAATGGCGTCGAGATGCCGCAGCTCGGCTTCGGCGTCTGGCAGGTTCCGGACGACGAGGCGGCGCAGGCCGTCGGCACGGCGCTCGAGGCCGGGTACCGCAGCATCGACACCGCCGCGATCTACGGCAACGAGGCGGGCACGGGCCAGGCGATCGCCGACTCCGGCATCGCACGCGAGGACGTCTTCGTGACGACCAAGCTGTGGAACGCCGATCAGGGGTACGACTCCACGCTGCGCGCCTTCGACACCTCGCTGGGCAAGCTGGGCCTCGACTACGTCGACCTGTACCTGATCCACTGGCCGCTGCCGTCCAAGGACAGCTATGTGGACACGTACAAGGCCTTCGAGAAGATCTACGCGGACGGCCGCGCGAAGGCGATCGGCGTCTCGAACTTCCTGCCCGAGCACCTGGAGCGTCTGCTCGACGAGACGTCCGTGGTGCCGGTGATCAACCAGATCGAGCTGCACCCGCAGCTCCAGCAGTCCGCCTCGCGCGCCTTCCACGCGCAGCACGGCATCGCGACCGAGGCCTGGTCGCCGCTCGGCCAGGGCAAGGGACTTCTTGAAGTGCCGACCGTCGTCGCGATCGCCCGGAAGCACGGCCGTACGCCGGCCCAGGTGGTGCTGAGCTGGCATCTGCAGCTCGGCAATGTCGTCATCCCGAAGTCCGTGACGCCGTCGCGGATCGCGGAGAACATCGACGTCTTCGGCTTCGAGCTGGACGACGAGGACCTGTCGGCGATCGCCGCCCTGGACGAGGGCAAGCGCCTGGGTCCGGACCCGGCCACCTTCGACGTCGCCTGAGTCGATCTGCCTGGGTTCCATCTGCCTGAGTTCCATCCGGCCGCACTGTTCAGCGGCTCCCGTGATCCCCGTACGCCACGGCGTGCGGGGATCGCGCGTTTACGGACAAACCGGTGAGACTGAACCTCCTGCACCGAAATCCCCTCTTTCCCCCGGAGAGGGTCGAGAAGGCCAGCACGCGAAGACAGGACCGTTCATGCACAACCCGCCGAAGGACGTCCGCGCCCCCTGGAGCGCCGGAAAGACCTTCCTCGCACTCTCCGTCGGCACCCTGGCCCTGCTCGGCGGCGGAATCGCCTGGGTGGTGGTCGAGTACAAGGAGTCCTGGAGCCAGTCCCACTTCCTGTCCGACGTGAACGACCGCCTGCCCGACACCGGGCTCTCCGGCGACCGCCTGCTGGACGCCGGCGAGGCGGCCTGCCGGAAGGTCGAGGGCGGCGCCGACTGGAGCGACGTACAGAAGGAAGTTCCCGCCGGTACGTCGCCCAAGGAGGCCGCGGCGATCTACGCGGCCGCCCGCATCCACCTCTGCAAGGACGCGGGCTGAGTCGCGCGGGCCCCGGCGGCCGGCAGGCCCGGTCTCCTCGGCAGCTGGGCCGCTGGGGCGTGTGTCGGAAGTCCCCCCGTCCACCCGGAGGGCGGGCCCTGCGCCCGCTGCGAGGGGGGCACCTCCCTGCTCGAGCGAAGCCGAGAGCTTGGGGAAGCTGATGTCTCGCGGTGCGTGCTCTCGGCGTGCTGGCCGGAAGGCCCCGTCGATGGACCGGACGTACTGGGGCTTTCGGCCGGTGCGGCGAGCGGGGGCACCTCCCACGCTCTTGAGGCAGTGGGGGCGTGCCGGGCGTCGCGGGGCAGGAGGGACTTCCGACACATGTCCTAGGTGTGCTGTCACCAACGTCCCGGGACAGCACGCCTAGGGCGTGATCGCCGCGTCGGCGACCTGCCAGCGGGCCAGCCAGCGCTCGCGCAGGGCGATGCGGGACGGGGTGTCGAGGCCGTAGCCGTTGACCGTGACGCTCACCGGGCCCGGCCGGTCGGTGGTGATCGGCTCCTGGGTGGCCGCGGCGATCAGGTTCTCCTCGCGGTCGACCGTCAGCTGCGCGAACCGGCTGGAGTGCCACACCTCCTTGTCCGCCGCCGACTCGATCAGCTCAAGCAGCTCGCGCCCGGAGGCACGGCCGGTGAGGTAGAGGGTGTGCCGGCGCTCGCCCGGCCGGCGTTCGAGCAGGAAGCGCAGCTGCTCGAAGAAGACGCGCCAGCCCTCCTCCACCGGATCGTGCCGGTGCGGGTCGCCGCCGGGCGGCAGTGCCCGGGTCGTCGCGACCCGGAGCACGGTGCGCTGCCGTCCGGCGACGAGCAGCATCTCCTGGCCGTCCCCGAACGCGATGCGGTCCGGTGGCTGCGGGTCGGCCCCCTCGATGTAGATCTGCCGGATCTCGTCGTCGAGTCCCGGGTACTCCCAGCCGAACCAGTCCCGGATCAGGGCGGGTTCGGTGAGGTGGCGCCAGATCGTGTCGGCGGGGGCCGCGATCTGCGTCTCGATGCGGAAGGGCTTCTGGGTGCCGGTCATGTGCGTGCTCCCCTCTGTGAGCGCACTGCCGTACGCGGCCCGGGGAGCGAACTTCCGTGCGCGGCCCGGGCGATCGGCCCGTACGGGGCGACGCTAGTCCGCCCTGACCGCCATGTGTACCGTCTGGGCCGTCAGCACGAAGATGTCCGGGCGGCACAGCACGCTCGCCTCGTCGGCGGGGTCGACCAGGCGGGCGACCGTGGCCAGGTCGTCGGCGTCCAGGCGCTCGGCGAAGGCCTCCCCGAGTTGGCCGAAGAAGTTCGCCACATGGGCGCGGGCCAGATCGTCGAGGGGTGCGGGCAGGTCGAGGAGGTAACTGCGGGTCGCGGCGTGGGTCAGTCCGGCCGAGGCGAGCAGTGCGGCCCAGTCCTCGGTCTCGGCCTTGGCGCCGGGCAGCGAGGTGCGCATCTCGGCGAACCAGTTCTCCCTCGCCGCGTCGACGCGGACCTCCAGGCCGGGCCGGCCGATGCCGATGTCGCGCGGCAGGTGGCGGGCCGGCAGGCCGCCCTCGAGGAGGACCAGGACGCCGCCGGGCGCGAGGTGCTTCGCGAACGCGGCGAGCGCGGCCCGCTGATCGCCGATGTGGTGCAGGGACTGGCCGAGCCAGATGACGTCGGCGGGGCCCAACGCGCCGAGCCCGTCCGGGAGTTCGGCCAGGTGGGTGCGGGCGCGCGGGGCGAGCCTGGCGCGCTCGAAGCGTGCGGCGGCCCGCTCCAGTAGGGCCTCGCCGCCGTCCACCGCGACGACCTCGGCCTCGGGGAAGGCCTCGGCGAGCCTGACGGAGACGGCGCCGGGGCCGCTGCCGGCGTCGATGATGCGGGCGGGGCGGGGGGTGCGGGCGCGGAGGTCGGCGATGATCTGGTCGTAGACCGGGGTGTAGACGGCGGCACGGCGCTCAAGCGCCTCGCCCATGGTGTTCCAGTCCATGTCCGAGGTGTGGCCGTGGTGGTGGCCGCCGCCGCCCGACTGGTGACCGTTACCGCCGCCGCCCGACTGGTCACCGTTACCGCCGCCGCCCGACTGGTCACCGTGACCGCCGCCGGGCTGCTGGTCGTGGCCCCCGTGCCCATGCGTCTCGGGCCGCTGGCCGCTGTGGTGCTGCTGCTGGTCGTGACCCCCGTGCCGGTGCGTCTCGGGCCCGTGGTCGCCGTGGTGTTGCTGCTGGTCGCTCATCGGGATGGCGCCCCTTCCGCTCCTCGCCGCTGTCCCTGCCAGCGTGCTCCGCCCGCCTCGCGCGAGGCAATCTCCGTTGCCGTTTCGGCAAACGCGGGCATGGACCGGCCGGTCAGGCCGCCGTCGGCCGCCCGCTCAGCCCGGCCGCCGGAACGCCGACAGCCGGTAGACGGGATCGGCCCGCGGCCGGTCCGGTTCCGGAAGCGCCTCCAGTTGGGCGGCGACCTGCTCGGCCTCGGCGCCGCGCACGGTCAGCCGCGACACGTAGTGACCCCGGCGCACCGCGGCGGCCGTACGCAGCGCGGACCGGCCCTGCCCGTGCCCCGGGAAGCGGGCCTCCCCCGCCGGCTCCAGGCCGCACGCGCGCGCGTACCCCTCGATGAGATCCGCGCGGTCGGAGGCCACGTTCGACAGATGCGGGGCGAACACCGCGTCGATGTCGGAGCCGACGTCGTGCCCCGCGTCCTTGTCGACGGTGGTCACGAAGACCCCGCCGGGGCGCAGCACCCGCGCGCACTCTCCGACGATTCGCTCGGCCTCGGCCACCGCGACCAGGTGCAGCAGCCACACCGCGCTCACGGCGTCGAACGAGGCGTCCGGGAAGGGCAGTTGGCGCCCGTCCCCGATGACGACGGCGCCGGGCAGCCGCTCCGCCGCCCTGCGCGCCATGCCCGACGCCGGGTCCACGCCGCTCACGCGCAGCCCGGGCCGGGCCAGCCTCTCGGGGACGATGCCGGTGCCGCAGGCCACGTCCAGCAGGGTGCGGGTGGCCCGGGGCACCAGGCCCAGGACCGCGGACGCCGCGGCCTCGGCCCGCGGCACGCCGCCGCGCGTCTCGTCGTAGTCGGCGGCTTCCTTGGTGTAGTCGAGCAGCACCACGGCTCAGCTCGCTCCGTGGCCCGGGGCGAACTCCTCGACCCTTCGCGCCAGTTCGAAGTCCTTGTCCGTCACGGCCCCGCCCACGCTGTGCGTGTTCACCGACAGGGACACCGTGTTGTACCCGAGCGAGAGGTCCGAGTGGTGGTCGAGTTCCTCCTGCACCTGCGCGATGTGCACGACCATCGCGGTGGCCGCGAAGTGCGAGCCGAGCCGGTACGAGCGAGCGATGCGGTCACCGTCGAGGGACCAGCCGGGAAGCTCCGCGAGCCGGTCCTCGATCTCCTTCTGCGACAGCGGTGCGAGTGCCATGGCCGCGCTCCTTCGTTCCTCGATGCGTTTCAGCGCTTTCAGCCTGCCACAAGGGACCGACATTCGATCGGCTACGGTCGACGTATGACAACTGTCGCGCCAGGTAAGGGCGCCGGCCCGCTCCTGAGGGGCTGGCGCGAGCAGCGCCGGATCAGTCAGCTGGACCTCGCGCTGCGCGCCGATTCCTCCGCACGGCACATCAGCTTCGTCGAGACGGGCCGCTCCCGCCCCAGCGAGGAGTTCCTGCTGCGGCTCGCCGAGCACCTGGAGATCCCGGTACGGGACCAGAACGCCCTGCTGCTCGCGGCGGGCTACGCACCCCGCTTCCCCGAGACCTCGATGGACGATCCCTCGTTCCAGTCCGTTCGCGAGGGTCTGGAGCAGCTGCTGCGCGGCTACGAGCCGTACCCGGCGCTGATCGTGGACGCCAAGTACGACGTCATCGCCGCCAACCGGGGCATCGCGATGCTCATGGACGGCCTGCCCGAGCACCTTCTCGCGCCGCCGCTGAACGCGATGCGCCTCACCCTCCACCCCGAGGGCCTCGCCCCGAGGATCCGCAATCTCGGCGAGTGGCGGGGACATCTGCTGCACCAGATGGAGCGCCAGATCGCCCTGCAACGCTCTGACGCGGTGCGGGAGTTGTACGAGGAGGTGGCCGGGTACCCGGTGGCCGACCCCGGCGAGAGTGCGGCGGACGCCGGCCCGGTGGCCTATCTCGCGCTGCCGCTGCGCATCGAGCACGAGGGCCGGATCCTGTCCTTCGTGTCGTCGATCTCGACGTTCAACACACCCATGGACGTGACCGTCGCCGAGCTGGCCATCGAGACGCTGCTCCCGGCCGACCCGGCGACGGTCAAGTACCTGCAGATGCTCATGCCTTGAGCTGTCGCAGCGCCGCCCACTGCAGCCCCGCGAAGCCCGCGACGGTCGCCGCCTGCAGCGGGATCCACACGGCCCCCGCGGTGCTCGGCGACAGCCAGGCGGCGAGGGCGACGATGCTCACGACGGCCCAGACCGCGTTGATCTCGACGACCGCGCGGACGGGGAACACCGGGGGCCGCTTCCGCGTCGCCAGGAAGCCGACCCCCGCGGCGTACAGCGTGAGGAAGGCGCCGAGCTCGAACAGCAGCGTCGAGCCGACCCCGAGAAGCCGCCCTAGGGGCCCCGAAAGGGCAAGGTAGGCGAGCCCGTTGGCCGCGGTGACCACCGCGTCCAGGGCGAGGAAGCGGCGCAGCACGGTCGTCGGCTCGGTGGTGCGGGCGAGGGCGGTGAGCTGGATGGCAGCCATGGTCGTTCGACCTCCGTCGAGTGGTGGTGGCCCGGTGGGGCCGGACACCGGAGCGGAGTGCGCCGCCCCGGGATCCGGTGGTCATCACCCTGCCGGGGCGGGCCCGGGGCGTCGATTACCTCTGAGGTAATGCGGCTCGGCACGGCCTGGAGGCGCACTGGGGGTGTAGCGGGCTCCACCGCGGGACGGGTATCTGCTCCCTCGTGCCCGGCCCGCCCGATTCCTACCGTGATCAGTGACGTATCCGATCACGAGAGGACGTACGAGATGCTCAGGCGGCGCACCGGCACGGAACCCGACGGCAGCGGGGACGGTGGCGGCACGGCGGTACTGGCCGAACCGGTGCCCGCGCTCGATCTCGACGCGGTGAGCCGGGAGTACCAGCAGGGCGTGCCCGCGCTCGACGCGGTCAGTCTCACGCTGCCGCCGGGGCGGATGCTGGCCGTCATGGGCCGTTCCGGTTCGGGCAAGTCGACGCTGTTGCAGTGCGCGGCGGGGCTCGACCGGCCGACCTCGGGCACGGTGCGGATCGCGGGCACGGATCTGGCCGGGCTGAAGGAAACGTCCCTGACCAGGCTGCGCCGGGACCGGATCGGGTCTGTGTTCCAGGCGCTGAATCTGGTGCCGTCGCTGAGCGTCCTGGAGAACGCGGCACTGCCGCTGCTGCTGGCGGGAGGCAGTCCGGGTTCGGGTTCCGCTTCTGGATTCGCCTCCGGTTCCGTCTCCGGTTCCGTCTCGGCGCACGAGGGTTACGAGGAGCGGGCGTTGCGGGCCCTGGAAGCGGTGGGTCTGGCCGACCGTGCCGCGGAGGCGCCGGCCCGGCTGTCCGGCGGGCAGCAGCAGCGGGTGGCGATCGCCCGCGCGCTGGTCAACGAGCCCGAGGTGGTGTTCGCGGACGAGCCGACGGGCGCCCTCGACCCGGTGACCGCGGCCGAGGTGCTCGCCCTGCTTCGGCAGGCCGTGGACCGGTCCGGGCACACGGTGGTCATGGTCACGCACGATCCGGCGGCCGCCGAGTGGGCGGACGAGGCCGTCTTCCTGGACCGGGGCCGGCTCGTGGGCAGCTTGGTGCAGCCGAGCGCGGAGGAAGTCCGGGGCGCACTGCGGGGGTTGGGCCGATGAGCGCCCGGGGCAAAGGGGTGAGGAAGTTCGACGGAGCAGGCAAGGAAGCGGCCAGGGAGGGCGCGCACGCCCCCGCCCTGCTCGCCAAACGCTCCCTGCGCAGCCACCGCAAGGCCTGGGGCACGGTGTTCGCCGCGCTCGCCCTCACCTCGCTGCTGCTCGGCACCTTCGCGCTGACGTTGGTGTCCACGGCTGTCGGGCACGCGCGCGTGGAGCGCTATGCGGCGGCCCCGCTGGTGGTGACCGGCGACCAGACCACGCACTTCACGGCCAAGCCGTGGGGCAGCGAGCCGAAGACCGCGAAGGCGTCCCTGACCGAACGGGTCGGGGTGCCGGAGCCTGCGGTGGGCGTGGTGGGCGACGTGCCCGGGGTACGCGAGGCGGTGCCGGACGTCGCGTTCCCGGTGGCCGTGGCGGGCAAGTCGGCGGTACAGGGCCGCCCTTGGGCAGCGGCGGAGCTGGCCCCTTACCCGATCAAGGAGGGCCGTGCGCCCTCGAAGGACACCGAAGTGGTCGCGGCGGGCCTGGCCGCCTCCCCCGGGACCCGGCTCACGGTGACCGCGCCGGACGGCACTCCGAAGACGTACACGGTCGTCGGCACCACGGACGCCGATGGCATCCACGGAGGCGGCGGTCCGGACGCGGTCTACTTCACGACGCCCGAGGCCCGTTCCCTGGCAGGCCGCCCTGCCGCCTCCGTGGACGCCATCGGCGTCCTGCCCGAACGGGGCGTGTCCGTCGGCGAGTTGTAGGCGCGCGTGCAGGACGCCCTGAACCGGGCCGGCCTGCAGGACGTCGGCGCGGGCGACCGCGCCAAGGACGACACCGGCGGGCTCAAGGTGCTCGCAGGCGACGCCCGCGGGACGGCCGAACACCTGGACGCGCCGCCCGCGCGTACGGGCCTTCTCGAAATGCTCGGATCGGTGTCGGCGACGCTGCTGATGGTCGCCGTGCTCGTCGTGTCCTCGCTCCTCGTGCAGGCACTGCAACAGCGGGCGGGCGAACTGGCGCTGCTGCGCGCCGTCGGGGCGACACCCCGACAGGTGCGGGCGGCGGTGGGCCGTGAGGTGACGCGGGTGGCGCTGCGTCCCGCGCTGCTCGGCGCGGCGGCCTCGATCCCTTCCTTCCTGGGCCTCCTGGCGCTCCTGCGGGCCCGCGAAGTCCTCCCTCCGGGCCTCGAACTTCCCACCCCCGCCTGGCTGTTCACACTGCCCCTGGCCACGGCGGCACTGACGCTCGGCGTGGCCCGGCTGACCGCCGCGATCGCGTCCGCGCGTGCGGCGAAGGTGCGGCCCGCGCAGGCGCTGGGCGAGGCCGCGACCGAGCCGCGCGTGCTGGGCAACAAGCGGCGGATCACCGGCCTCGTGCTGCTGTTCGCCGGCCTGAGCTCGGCGGGTACGGCCACCACGCAGAGCGGCGACGCGGCGGCTGCCGCGGCCGGGGCCGCCGCGGTCACGATGGTCATCGGTTGCGCGCTCCTCGGGCCGTGGATCGCCCGGGGCGCGATGGCCGTCCTGAACCGACCACTGCGTGCCCTCGGCGGCGTCGGCGGGCGCCTCGCCGCGGCCGACTCGACGGCGAACCCTCGTCGCCTCGGGGCCGCGATCACCCCGATCGTGCTGGTCACGGCGTTTGCCGCGGTGCAGCTCGGGGCCGGTACGACGATGGCGCGGGCCGGCGACGCGCAGGCCGCGCAGGCGCTGCGGGCGGACCTCGCGGTGACCGCGCCCGCCCTGCCCGCCGGTGCGGCGGACCGGATCCGGTCCCAGGCCGGCGTGGCGGCGGCCACGGAGGTGCTGCCCAGCACGGTGGTCCTTGCCCACCACGAGACGGGCGAGCCGCGCCTGGACCGGCTCCCGGTCCTCGGCGTGACCCCGCGCGGACTGGCCCGCACCCTCGACCCCGGTGTCGAGCAGGGCTCCCTCGACGGGCTGCGCCCCGGCAGGGTGTCGGTCGGCCGGGACCGGGCCGCCTCGCTCGACCTGTCCCTGGGCAGCACGGTGCGGCTCCGCTTCGGTGACGGGGTCGAGGCGCCGCTGAAGGTGGCCGCCATCCATGAACGCGCGCTCGCGGTGGGCGACTTCCTGCTCTCGCGTGAGCAGTTGGCACGGCATGTGGCTGCGCCCGGCGCCGCGCAGGTGCTGATCGCCATGAAGCCCGGCTCTTCGGTTTCCGCCGTACGCGACCGGGTCGAGCGGGCGGCCGGGCCCGGGGTGGCGGTGTCCGAGCACCCCTCTTTCCCCCGACTCCGGTTGGAGGGCGAGGAGTTGAGCGGGCTGCTCGGGCTGGTCGCGGTTGCGGCGATCGGCGGGTTCACGGCGCTGGCCGTGCTCAGCACGCTCCGGCTGATCACCATTGGCCGGCGGCCGCAGCTTCGGTTGTTGCGGCTGGTGGGGGCGGGGCGGGCCCAACTGCGGCGGATGCTGCGGGCGGAGGCCGCTGTGGTGGCTGCGGTCGGGTTGGTGGTCGGTGCGGCCGTCGCGCTGGTGCCACTGCTGGCGTTCAGCGTGGCACTGACGGGTTCGCTGCCGTATCTGCCTTTGGCGCAGGGCGTGGCGATCGTCGGAGTCGTGGTGGTGACCGCTTACGCGGGGGTGCTGTTGCCGGCTCGGCGGGCGTTGCGTCGAGGCTGAGGCAGGGACATTGCCCCCACCCCGCCCCTTCCCGAAAGTCCTCAATCGCCGGACGGGCTGACAAAGTCAGCCCGTCCGGCGATTGAGGACACCGCCCGGAGGGCGGAAAGCTCCGCAGGATTTCGGGAAGGGGCGGGGTGGGGAAGAAATCACCCCGCGTTCAGATACGCCAGCACAGCCCGAACCCGCCGATGCCCACTGTCACTCGGCGGAAGCTTCAGCTTCGTGAACACATTGCCCACATGCTTGTGCACCGAACGCTCCGTCACGACAAGGACCTTGGCAATGGTCGCATTGTCGTGCCCCTCCGCCATGAGCTTCAGCACCTCGCGCTCACGCGGCGTCAGCAAAGACAGCGGATCGTCCTTGCGCCGCCGCGCCATCAGCTCCGTCACCACCTCGGGATCGAGCGCCGTACCCCCCGCCGCCACCCGATCCAGCGCGTCCAGGAACTCATCGACCCGCCCGACCCGGTCCTTCAACAGATAGCCCACGCCCCGCGCACCCCCGCCCAGCAACTCCGCCGCATAGGTCTCCTCGACGTACTGGGACAGCACGAGCACCGGCAGATCCGGCAGCGATTCCCGCGCGGCCAGCGCGGCCCGCAGGCCCTCGTCGCGGAAACCGGGCGGCATGCGGACGTCCAACACCGCGGCGTCGGGGCGGTGTTCGAGGAGGAGCGGCAGCACCTCGGGGCCGGTCGAGGCGACCCCGGCGACCTCGTGCCCGGCCGAACTCAGGAGCAGCACAAGGCCCTCTCTCAGCAGGGCGTTGTCCTCGGCGATCACCACACGCACGGCAGCTCCACATCGATCACGGTCGGCCCCCCGACGGGGCTGGTCAGCGCCACTGTGCCATCAAGGGCGGCAACCCTGCGCCGGATGCCCAGGAGCCCCGACCCGGCCGACTCGTCCGCGCCGCCCCGCCCTTCGTCGCGTACGGAAAGGGACAGGCCCTTCGGGGCCTGGGTCAGTGCGATCGAGACCCGCTCGCTCCCGCTGTGCTTGGCCGCGTTGGTGAGCGCTTCCGCCACGACGAAGTACGCGGCGGCCTCCACGGCGGCCGGCGCCCGTGCCCCGCCGTTGTCCTCCACTGCCAGCCCTTCGGACGAGAGCACGTTCACGTCGAGACCGCTGCTCGCCGCGAGCGCCCGCACCGCGCCGGCCAGGCCCCGGTCGGTGAGGACGGGCGGATGGATGCCGCGTACGACGTGCCGCAGCTCGGCGAGGGCCTCCTCCGCCTGGTCCTGCGCCTCGTCGAGGAGGCGGCGTGCGGCGCTCGGGTCGCGGTCGTAGGCGCGGCGGGCGAGCCCGATCCGCATGGAGAGCGCGACCAGATGGGCCTGGGCCCCGTCGTGCAGATCGCGCTCGATGCGCCGCAGCTCGGCCCCGTGCGCGGCGATCGCCCCGGCCCGGGTCGCGGTGAGCTGCTCGACGCGGGTGGCGAGGGTCATGCCGGGCGAGGGCAGCAGCAGGGCCCTCGACCAGGTGGCCTCCAGGTCGACGAGCCGGGTGAACAGGGGCAGCGCGACCGGTTCCCGGCGCAGCAGCCCTGACCAGATCCCGTCGACGAGCAGGGCGGGGACCCAGCCCACGAGGGCGACGTAGAAGAGAACGAGTCCGTAGACGAGCTGGGCGGCGACCCAGCGCAGGTCGCGATAGGTACCCGGGTCGGTCGTGGCGTGCCGGATCCGCTCGGCCAGCGGCCCGGTCAGCGGCAGATACGCCTCGGGCACGGGTGCCCCGGACCAGGCGGCGGTCCGGCGCCGCTCGAAGCCGGCGAAGCGGCGAACGGTCTGCACTGTCTCGGGGAGCATGCCCGCACCGACGACGAGCATGGTCGCCGCGAGGCCCACCAGGATCAGCCCGAAGAGGATGTAGCAGGCGAAGCTCAGCCCGGCACCCACGGTCAGGTGCAGTGTGGCCCGGCCTGCCCTGCGTATTGCCTCTTTCATGGTGGTCAGGCTAGGCGACCTGCGCATTCGGCGAGGTGTAGCGGGCTACACCATTCATTGGGCAGCCCGCAGGGTCGGAACGGTGATCGCGCTACGGCAGAGTTGATCACGTCAAGCGAACACGGCTTGGCCTCGAACGCCACCCACGACCGCTACGGAGTCACCACCATGAAGGCCCTGCTCTGGGTTCTGCTCACCGCGTCCGTGCTCTTCAACGTCAGCACCAGCTTCATCTCGTCGGGCGTGACCCAGGTCCTGCTCAGCATCCCGTCCGGTCTGGTCGTCATAGGCTCCGCCGTCGGCCTCTGGCTGCTGCGCGACCGCAAGCCCGCGTAGCCCGGACGGCCCGCACGGCTCGCGCCCGGCCCTCGGCCGGAGCCCGCAACCCGTCCGGCCCCCGCCCGGATGTGCCCCATCAGCGCCACACCTAGGTTCGCCTCAAGGTGTACGCGCGCAGACCTGAGGGAGCTCGAACGGTGGCCGACAAAGTGACGGAGCCGGGCGCCGCGCTGCTGCGCGCCGGCAAGTTCTTCACCCGCGGCACCGCCGCCCCCGACCTGCACAGCGTGTCGATCAAGGGCGGCCGGGACTCGGACAGCTTCTACCGGGACCGCTGGAGCCACGACAAGGTCGTGAACTCCACGCACGGCGTGAACTGCACCGGTTCGTGCCGGTGGAAGGTGTACGTCAAGGACGGCATCATCACCTGGGAGACCCAGCAGACGGACTACCCGAGCGTCGGCCCCGACCGCCCCGAGTACGAGCCGCGCGGCTGCCCCCGTGGAGCCGCGTTCTCCTGGTACACGTACTCGCCGACCCGGGTCCGCTACCCGTACATCCGTGGCGTCCTCGTCGAGATGTATCGCGAGGCCAAACAGCGCCTCGGCGACCCGGTGCTCGCGTGGGCCGACATCCAGGGCGACCCGGAGCGGCGCCGCAGGTACCAACAGGCCCGCGGCAAGGGCGGGTTGGTGCGGGCCACCTGGGACGAGGCCCTGGAGATCGTCGCGGCCGCGCATGTCCACACCATCAAGGAGTACGGCCCCGACCGGGTCGCCGGCTTCTCGCCGATCCCCGCGATGTCGATGGTGTCGCACGCGGCGGGCGCCCGGTTCATGAGCCTCATCGGCGCCCCGATGCTCAGCTTCTACGACTGGTACGCGGACCTCCCGGTCGCCTCCCCGCAGGTG
Proteins encoded in this window:
- a CDS encoding Tat pathway signal sequence domain protein — its product is MNAARRSLLAAALGGAAAATLPATPARAASWQLRWSPSATADGLDAFETIEDDRADSHPAARPHIYRDGDNWRFNMHTVDRDTSTDRQRQEVTGCRTPSGYLKWLPGQTWRVTYSMFLPSTLKATSTFTHIMQMKQPGTGTSPIVVQSLRRVDGAQTIELKVFESDTLVGRTPLEPLHNKWTDVDFQIKIGDGTSGSVRWILKSGGSTVIDKAKSGVDTLLADRVRPKWGIYRSLGDSSGSLQNCHMLIGKMRAYQLV
- a CDS encoding aldo/keto reductase — translated: MSKVPTITLNNGVEMPQLGFGVWQVPDDEAAQAVGTALEAGYRSIDTAAIYGNEAGTGQAIADSGIAREDVFVTTKLWNADQGYDSTLRAFDTSLGKLGLDYVDLYLIHWPLPSKDSYVDTYKAFEKIYADGRAKAIGVSNFLPEHLERLLDETSVVPVINQIELHPQLQQSASRAFHAQHGIATEAWSPLGQGKGLLEVPTVVAIARKHGRTPAQVVLSWHLQLGNVVIPKSVTPSRIAENIDVFGFELDDEDLSAIAALDEGKRLGPDPATFDVA
- a CDS encoding DUF732 domain-containing protein translates to MHNPPKDVRAPWSAGKTFLALSVGTLALLGGGIAWVVVEYKESWSQSHFLSDVNDRLPDTGLSGDRLLDAGEAACRKVEGGADWSDVQKEVPAGTSPKEAAAIYAAARIHLCKDAG
- a CDS encoding methyltransferase — protein: MSDQQQHHGDHGPETHRHGGHDQQQHHSGQRPETHGHGGHDQQPGGGHGDQSGGGGNGDQSGGGGNGHQSGGGGHHHGHTSDMDWNTMGEALERRAAVYTPVYDQIIADLRARTPRPARIIDAGSGPGAVSVRLAEAFPEAEVVAVDGGEALLERAAARFERARLAPRARTHLAELPDGLGALGPADVIWLGQSLHHIGDQRAALAAFAKHLAPGGVLVLLEGGLPARHLPRDIGIGRPGLEVRVDAARENWFAEMRTSLPGAKAETEDWAALLASAGLTHAATRSYLLDLPAPLDDLARAHVANFFGQLGEAFAERLDADDLATVARLVDPADEASVLCRPDIFVLTAQTVHMAVRAD
- a CDS encoding class I SAM-dependent methyltransferase — encoded protein: MLDYTKEAADYDETRGGVPRAEAAASAVLGLVPRATRTLLDVACGTGIVPERLARPGLRVSGVDPASGMARRAAERLPGAVVIGDGRQLPFPDASFDAVSAVWLLHLVAVAEAERIVGECARVLRPGGVFVTTVDKDAGHDVGSDIDAVFAPHLSNVASDRADLIEGYARACGLEPAGEARFPGHGQGRSALRTAAAVRRGHYVSRLTVRGAEAEQVAAQLEALPEPDRPRADPVYRLSAFRRPG
- a CDS encoding 4a-hydroxytetrahydrobiopterin dehydratase, with amino-acid sequence MALAPLSQKEIEDRLAELPGWSLDGDRIARSYRLGSHFAATAMVVHIAQVQEELDHHSDLSLGYNTVSLSVNTHSVGGAVTDKDFELARRVEEFAPGHGAS
- a CDS encoding helix-turn-helix domain-containing protein, producing the protein MTTVAPGKGAGPLLRGWREQRRISQLDLALRADSSARHISFVETGRSRPSEEFLLRLAEHLEIPVRDQNALLLAAGYAPRFPETSMDDPSFQSVREGLEQLLRGYEPYPALIVDAKYDVIAANRGIAMLMDGLPEHLLAPPLNAMRLTLHPEGLAPRIRNLGEWRGHLLHQMERQIALQRSDAVRELYEEVAGYPVADPGESAADAGPVAYLALPLRIEHEGRILSFVSSISTFNTPMDVTVAELAIETLLPADPATVKYLQMLMP
- a CDS encoding ABC transporter ATP-binding protein; its protein translation is MLRRRTGTEPDGSGDGGGTAVLAEPVPALDLDAVSREYQQGVPALDAVSLTLPPGRMLAVMGRSGSGKSTLLQCAAGLDRPTSGTVRIAGTDLAGLKETSLTRLRRDRIGSVFQALNLVPSLSVLENAALPLLLAGGSPGSGSASGFASGSVSGSVSAHEGYEERALRALEAVGLADRAAEAPARLSGGQQQRVAIARALVNEPEVVFADEPTGALDPVTAAEVLALLRQAVDRSGHTVVMVTHDPAAAEWADEAVFLDRGRLVGSLVQPSAEEVRGALRGLGR